In a genomic window of Corynebacterium lizhenjunii:
- a CDS encoding sensor histidine kinase, translating to MDTSLTTESDAVRNGVHILTAALLVVAIFTSVNMPMGQAVSNLMLLSTFAIIYFGGWGFLDRWGAVPKLLWLTMLTVLWFAAMLNAPAAMYLVFSLYFLYLFVIDDWRGIILVLFATALAIGVQLPTGLTFGGVMGPAVSGLVTVAIHYTFKALAKVTQELKVAQGKLAESEHNAGVIAERQRIAHEIHDTLAQGLSSIQMLLHAADRDLDAGQADKARGRIELARKTAAENLQEARAMIAALQPAALAQTSLAQALERMTQNFASTSGIDMDVEVEGQPRQLPMKVEAALLRVAQGAVGNVVKHSGASRARVTVTYQPQQVRVDVVDNGAGFDPEAVRARPAGLGHIGLSAMRRRAAELGGQLEVESHPGGGTAVMVSIPVDAATGSNPAGATAVSSRAGATAQTEAEAEAEAETEPEPR from the coding sequence ATGGATACCAGCCTAACCACCGAGTCTGATGCCGTCCGCAATGGTGTGCACATCCTCACCGCTGCGCTGCTGGTGGTGGCGATTTTTACCTCGGTAAATATGCCTATGGGGCAGGCGGTGAGCAACCTGATGCTGCTGTCTACCTTCGCTATCATCTACTTCGGGGGCTGGGGATTTTTGGACCGTTGGGGCGCGGTGCCCAAGCTGCTGTGGCTGACCATGCTCACGGTGCTGTGGTTTGCGGCCATGCTCAACGCCCCGGCGGCGATGTACCTGGTGTTTTCGCTGTACTTCCTGTACTTGTTTGTGATTGATGATTGGCGGGGCATTATTCTGGTGCTCTTTGCCACGGCACTGGCCATCGGCGTGCAATTGCCCACCGGGCTGACTTTTGGTGGGGTGATGGGCCCGGCGGTATCCGGCCTGGTGACGGTGGCTATCCACTACACCTTCAAGGCGCTAGCGAAGGTGACTCAGGAGCTGAAGGTGGCCCAGGGCAAGCTGGCGGAATCTGAGCACAACGCGGGGGTGATTGCGGAGCGCCAGCGCATAGCGCATGAAATTCATGACACGCTGGCCCAGGGGCTTTCGTCAATTCAGATGCTGCTGCACGCTGCCGACCGCGACTTAGACGCTGGGCAGGCAGATAAGGCCCGCGGGCGCATAGAGCTAGCCCGCAAGACGGCGGCGGAAAATCTGCAGGAGGCGCGGGCGATGATCGCGGCGCTGCAACCGGCGGCCCTGGCGCAGACCTCGCTGGCGCAAGCGCTGGAGCGGATGACGCAGAACTTTGCGTCCACCAGCGGCATCGACATGGACGTGGAGGTGGAGGGGCAGCCGCGGCAGTTACCCATGAAGGTCGAGGCAGCCCTGTTGCGCGTAGCGCAAGGGGCGGTGGGCAACGTGGTGAAGCATTCGGGGGCTAGCCGCGCGCGGGTGACCGTGACCTACCAGCCGCAGCAGGTGCGGGTAGACGTGGTGGATAACGGTGCGGGCTTTGACCCGGAGGCGGTGCGGGCGCGCCCGGCGGGCCTGGGGCACATTGGTTTGTCCGCCATGCGCCGGCGGGCAGCTGAGCTGGGCGGCCAGCTGGAGGTAGAGTCGCACCCGGGTGGGGGCACTGCGGTAATGGTGAGCATCCCGGTGGATGCGGCGACGGGGAGCAACCCAGCGGGTGCGACTGCGGTGAGTAGCCGGGCGGGTGCGACTGCGCAGACGGAGGCAGAGGCAGAGGCAGAGGCGGAGACGGAGCCGGAGCCGCGCTGA
- a CDS encoding DUF2020 domain-containing protein, which produces MRNILLPATALLTAALGGACLAACTPQGPAEPAHLGQQGASASTAAPAESADAAVDGFPVDTPAAATLWEPCPYVDSQWLAETNGQKVTQVGQDTRFGTPACVFWSYPEAPQATIMVRNLGSVERARAAVDWAAPIEQTEPVEEDGWSGGRGVLGPEQAVYAVQKDSVAVLVWTNQQQTIKAQQIAQEAIANLGL; this is translated from the coding sequence ATGCGCAATATCCTACTGCCCGCCACCGCCCTGCTCACCGCTGCCCTTGGCGGCGCTTGCCTGGCCGCCTGCACCCCGCAGGGGCCTGCGGAACCTGCCCACCTGGGCCAGCAGGGGGCATCGGCAAGCACTGCTGCTCCTGCTGAGTCTGCCGATGCCGCCGTGGACGGCTTTCCCGTAGACACCCCCGCCGCTGCCACCCTGTGGGAGCCCTGCCCCTACGTGGACAGCCAGTGGCTGGCAGAGACCAACGGGCAAAAGGTCACCCAGGTGGGCCAAGACACCCGCTTTGGCACCCCGGCGTGCGTGTTCTGGTCCTACCCGGAAGCCCCACAAGCGACCATCATGGTGCGCAATCTGGGCAGCGTAGAGCGGGCGCGGGCGGCCGTGGACTGGGCTGCGCCCATCGAACAGACGGAGCCCGTGGAGGAAGACGGCTGGTCCGGCGGGCGCGGAGTCTTAGGGCCGGAACAAGCCGTCTACGCGGTGCAGAAGGACTCCGTGGCTGTGCTGGTGTGGACCAACCAGCAGCAAACTATCAAGGCACAACAGATTGCCCAGGAGGCCATCGCAAACCTGGGCCTGTAG
- a CDS encoding class E sortase translates to MKKSRMSVSQVLGELLLTAGVVLLLFAFYESYWTNIESGQLQAQASEKLEEDWVNPRGRVQPQLGEAFARMYIPSFGGDYQFAIVEGTEDEDLLAGPGRYVESQMPGEKGNFAVAGHRVGKGAPFNDLGHLRTCDAIVVETRTQWITYRVLPINGEPADCLSPEQQAKLSGEYAGVVGRHITLPGDVAVINPVPGGDPAPADDGPVAASEGMITLTTCHPQFSNAERMIIHAMETEQLDKADNPRPAVLEES, encoded by the coding sequence ATGAAGAAATCCCGGATGAGTGTTTCCCAGGTGCTGGGGGAGCTCTTGCTGACTGCAGGAGTAGTCCTGCTGCTTTTTGCATTCTATGAGTCCTATTGGACAAATATCGAATCTGGGCAGTTGCAGGCGCAGGCCAGTGAGAAGCTGGAGGAAGACTGGGTTAACCCCCGCGGGCGCGTCCAGCCGCAGCTCGGCGAGGCCTTTGCGCGCATGTACATTCCCAGCTTCGGCGGGGACTATCAGTTTGCCATCGTGGAGGGAACTGAGGACGAGGACCTATTGGCCGGACCGGGCCGCTACGTGGAGTCCCAGATGCCGGGGGAAAAGGGCAATTTCGCAGTAGCCGGACACCGGGTGGGCAAGGGCGCTCCCTTTAATGATCTCGGGCACCTGCGCACCTGTGATGCCATTGTGGTGGAAACGCGTACGCAGTGGATTACTTACCGGGTGCTGCCCATCAACGGCGAGCCGGCGGACTGCTTGAGCCCCGAGCAGCAAGCCAAACTAAGCGGTGAATACGCCGGGGTGGTGGGCCGGCACATCACGCTGCCCGGCGATGTGGCCGTGATTAATCCCGTTCCCGGTGGGGACCCCGCGCCGGCGGACGATGGCCCGGTGGCGGCATCGGAAGGCATGATTACCTTGACCACGTGCCACCCGCAGTTTTCCAATGCCGAGCGCATGATCATTCACGCCATGGAAACTGAGCAGCTAGACAAGGCGGATAACCCGCGCCCAGCCGTGTTGGAGGAGAGCTAA
- the yidC gene encoding membrane protein insertase YidC: MIDIFVYPVSAIMKLWHMILHSFLGDQLAWLVSIPLLVLTVRGLMIPLTFSSVRSARLAALMRPEVLAHEATLKEVQTPQELHAYDAALKEIHTRYRYRPALGCLIPVIMVPVFLGLYQVILRMAKPEFSGSIGVLNPAEVEAFRATTINGIPLPAFVSMPQDWATQMGVDSETVRHFITPLLVAAIVATVLNMCISTYRSALTTQYDQAINRRVLYFMAVITAFVPYMLWNVAMAGPVPVAVILYWFTTNSFTLAQTIITEVILRTRYPLSEEAHELRRESWRKHRNRPKRKVRRAEKKAKKVETKQERARINALRKQLRQELKKHRAAQKEAGDNKPAVEPDPTDEPAAAPAVKPEPTDKPAVEQQRD; encoded by the coding sequence ATGATTGACATTTTTGTCTATCCGGTGTCTGCCATTATGAAGCTGTGGCACATGATCCTGCACAGCTTCTTAGGCGATCAGCTTGCATGGCTGGTGAGCATTCCCCTTCTGGTGCTGACCGTGCGCGGGCTGATGATCCCCCTGACGTTCTCCAGTGTGCGCTCCGCACGTCTGGCAGCCCTGATGCGCCCGGAGGTCTTGGCCCATGAGGCCACCCTCAAGGAGGTCCAGACCCCCCAGGAACTCCACGCTTACGATGCCGCCTTAAAGGAGATCCATACCCGTTACCGTTACCGCCCCGCCTTGGGTTGCCTGATTCCCGTGATCATGGTTCCCGTCTTCCTGGGTCTCTACCAGGTAATTTTGCGAATGGCCAAGCCCGAGTTTTCTGGGTCCATCGGCGTGCTCAACCCTGCAGAGGTCGAAGCCTTCCGCGCAACAACTATCAACGGCATCCCCCTCCCCGCCTTCGTATCCATGCCCCAGGACTGGGCCACGCAGATGGGCGTAGACAGTGAAACGGTACGCCACTTCATCACTCCACTGCTAGTGGCCGCGATTGTGGCCACGGTACTCAACATGTGTATCTCCACGTATCGCAGCGCGCTGACTACCCAGTATGACCAAGCCATAAACCGGCGGGTGCTCTACTTCATGGCCGTGATCACCGCCTTTGTGCCCTACATGCTCTGGAACGTGGCCATGGCCGGACCGGTACCCGTGGCCGTGATCCTGTACTGGTTTACCACCAACTCCTTTACCTTGGCGCAAACCATCATCACCGAGGTCATCTTGCGCACCCGCTACCCGCTGAGCGAGGAGGCCCACGAGCTACGCCGCGAGTCCTGGCGCAAGCACCGCAACCGCCCCAAGCGCAAAGTACGCCGCGCGGAGAAGAAAGCCAAGAAGGTAGAGACCAAGCAGGAGCGCGCTCGCATCAACGCCCTGCGCAAGCAGCTGCGCCAGGAGCTCAAGAAACACCGAGCCGCCCAAAAGGAGGCGGGCGACAACAAACCGGCAGTCGAGCCCGATCCGACAGACGAGCCGGCAGCCGCGCCGGCAGTCAAGCCCGAGCCGACGGACAAACCGGCAGTCGAGCAGCAGCGGGATTAA
- a CDS encoding TetR/AcrR family transcriptional regulator, which yields MPTPRSAVTAQQKKSRRNRPSPRSRLLESATNLFSTEGIRVIGIDRILREADVAKASLYSLFGSKDNLVIAYINALDEQYRTRWSERAQSLSTEGQLLLFFDMAIEDEPSKEFRGSHFLNAAGEYPRPETEAEQGIVQACLDHREWMHSALTRLLTARNGYPSAGQASQLLVLLDGGLAGARLLRSVEPLRLARDMAEQMLAAPAADYSI from the coding sequence ATCCCCACCCCAAGGAGCGCTGTGACTGCCCAGCAAAAGAAGTCTCGCCGTAACCGGCCCAGCCCGCGCAGTCGCCTACTTGAATCCGCGACCAACCTGTTTAGCACGGAGGGAATCCGCGTTATTGGTATTGACCGTATTTTGCGGGAAGCGGACGTGGCTAAGGCCTCCTTGTACTCCCTATTCGGGTCGAAGGATAATCTGGTCATCGCATATATTAATGCCCTTGATGAGCAATACCGCACGCGCTGGAGCGAACGCGCTCAATCCTTAAGCACTGAGGGCCAGCTGCTGCTGTTTTTTGATATGGCGATTGAGGATGAGCCCTCAAAGGAATTCCGTGGCTCGCATTTTCTCAATGCAGCAGGGGAGTATCCGCGCCCGGAAACCGAGGCGGAGCAGGGGATTGTGCAGGCGTGCTTGGACCACCGGGAGTGGATGCACTCCGCACTGACTCGGTTGCTGACAGCCCGAAACGGATACCCTTCAGCAGGCCAAGCCAGCCAGCTACTGGTGCTGCTTGATGGCGGTCTTGCCGGAGCGCGTTTGCTGCGCAGCGTGGAGCCGCTGCGGCTAGCGCGCGATATGGCAGAGCAGATGCTGGCCGCACCTGCGGCCGATTATTCGATTTAA
- a CDS encoding GlsB/YeaQ/YmgE family stress response membrane protein, with product MNFFGWIIVGLVAGWLAEKIMDRDHGLFTNLIVGVVGAFIGGGILSLFGIGGSNGLIFSILTATLGAVVLLWILGLIKGKKATQ from the coding sequence ATGAATTTCTTTGGTTGGATTATTGTGGGCCTGGTCGCTGGCTGGCTGGCAGAAAAAATCATGGACCGTGACCACGGGTTGTTCACTAACCTGATCGTCGGCGTGGTGGGTGCCTTCATCGGTGGTGGCATCCTCAGCCTCTTCGGCATCGGCGGAAGCAACGGACTGATTTTCTCCATCCTGACCGCCACCTTGGGTGCGGTGGTACTGCTGTGGATTCTGGGTCTGATCAAGGGCAAGAAAGCCACCCAGTAA
- a CDS encoding universal stress protein: MAKEDIVVVAVDGSEASNNAVRWAANTAAKRGIPLRIASSYTVPQFLYAEGMVPPKELFDDLQAETLEKIEAARALAHEVAPEIKIGHTIAEGSPIDMLLEMSNDVTMLVMGSRGMGGLSGMVMGSVSASVVSHAACPVVVVREDNQVTENTKYGPVVVGVDGSEVSQKATAYAFAEADARGAELLAVHTWMDMQVQASLAGLSAAQAEWAEVEKEQAQLLDERLAQFQEQYPNVPVKKLIARDRPVRALADAAEGAQLLVVGSHGRGGFKGMLLGSTSRALLQSAPCPMMVVRPESE, translated from the coding sequence ATGGCCAAGGAAGACATTGTTGTTGTCGCAGTTGATGGCTCGGAAGCCTCGAACAATGCGGTACGGTGGGCGGCAAATACGGCAGCAAAGCGGGGGATTCCGCTGCGGATTGCCTCTAGCTACACCGTGCCGCAGTTCCTTTATGCGGAAGGAATGGTCCCGCCGAAGGAGCTTTTCGATGACCTCCAGGCAGAGACCCTAGAGAAGATTGAGGCCGCCCGCGCGCTGGCGCACGAGGTGGCGCCGGAAATCAAGATCGGCCACACCATTGCAGAAGGCTCGCCGATTGACATGCTGCTGGAAATGTCTAATGACGTGACCATGTTGGTGATGGGCTCGCGGGGCATGGGCGGACTGTCCGGCATGGTCATGGGTTCTGTGTCTGCGTCTGTGGTCTCCCACGCGGCTTGCCCGGTAGTGGTGGTGCGTGAGGACAACCAGGTCACCGAAAACACTAAGTATGGGCCGGTGGTTGTGGGCGTGGATGGCTCCGAAGTCTCCCAGAAGGCGACCGCCTACGCGTTTGCGGAGGCCGATGCCCGCGGGGCTGAGCTGCTGGCCGTCCACACCTGGATGGATATGCAGGTGCAAGCTTCCCTCGCCGGCCTGTCTGCCGCTCAGGCAGAGTGGGCAGAGGTGGAAAAGGAGCAGGCTCAGCTGCTGGATGAGCGCCTGGCGCAGTTCCAGGAGCAGTACCCCAACGTCCCGGTAAAGAAGCTGATTGCCCGGGACCGTCCGGTGCGGGCTTTGGCCGATGCCGCCGAGGGCGCCCAGCTGCTGGTTGTCGGCTCCCATGGTCGCGGTGGCTTCAAGGGAATGCTCTTGGGTTCTACCTCCCGTGCGTTGCTTCAGTCCGCACCGTGTCCGATGATGGTGGTTCGCCCCGAGTCTGAGTAG
- a CDS encoding pseudouridine synthase: MTAPIPWEKKLINGSRSALKSMRKRIVQRGKGYSPLPIKDGLNPTRARVPADFGPAPTAWDFVWHLISTQRHRHPDDGPAALQDRFASGSIVLADATPLSPHSILTPGTDVYFYRTPAPEEPVPYDIPVLYEDEDILVADKPPFMATMPRASHIVETATVRLRRATGIDELSPVHRLDRLTSGVLLFTKHRAVRGAYQTLFSQRRVHKTYQAIAAYGPFDTPLQWESRIEKSPGEIQGRLVDGPINAITTLGSVTPLSASEQNTFEAIHGPQPPLARYVLHPATGKTHQLRLHMWCAGVPILGDPVYPTILPAEDEDMTIPMHLLAKRIEFADPLSGQPRAFVSNGDWSQP, translated from the coding sequence ATAACCGCACCGATACCATGGGAGAAGAAGTTGATCAACGGTTCAAGGAGTGCGTTAAAGTCCATGAGGAAGAGGATAGTACAACGTGGCAAAGGATACAGCCCTTTGCCCATTAAAGATGGCCTCAACCCCACCCGCGCCCGTGTGCCCGCCGACTTCGGTCCCGCGCCGACGGCATGGGACTTCGTGTGGCATTTGATTAGTACCCAGCGGCATCGCCATCCCGACGATGGCCCCGCGGCCCTCCAGGATCGCTTTGCTTCCGGCAGCATTGTGCTTGCCGATGCCACCCCACTATCCCCCCATTCCATCCTCACCCCCGGCACCGACGTCTACTTCTACCGCACCCCTGCACCAGAAGAACCCGTGCCTTATGACATACCAGTGCTCTATGAAGATGAGGACATCTTGGTGGCCGACAAACCACCGTTTATGGCCACCATGCCCCGCGCCAGCCATATTGTAGAAACAGCGACCGTGCGCCTGCGGCGTGCGACCGGTATAGATGAGCTTAGCCCCGTGCACAGGCTAGACCGCCTTACCTCCGGGGTGTTGCTGTTTACTAAGCACCGCGCGGTTCGGGGTGCCTACCAGACGTTGTTTTCTCAGCGTCGAGTGCACAAGACCTACCAGGCCATCGCCGCTTACGGGCCTTTCGATACTCCGCTGCAGTGGGAGAGCCGCATTGAAAAGTCTCCCGGGGAAATCCAAGGCCGCCTAGTAGATGGCCCCATCAACGCCATCACGACCCTGGGTAGTGTCACCCCTCTGAGTGCCTCCGAGCAGAACACCTTTGAGGCTATCCACGGCCCGCAACCACCACTTGCGCGCTATGTGTTGCACCCAGCTACTGGCAAGACCCACCAGTTGCGTCTGCACATGTGGTGTGCCGGAGTACCTATCCTCGGCGATCCGGTGTACCCCACCATCCTTCCTGCAGAGGACGAAGACATGACCATCCCCATGCACCTGCTGGCTAAGCGTATCGAGTTTGCTGATCCACTTAGCGGCCAACCCCGCGCCTTCGTCTCCAACGGCGACTGGTCACAGCCTTAA
- a CDS encoding serine hydrolase yields MASSSFPVGERSQAQAKVVLIPGLAPLNVDIPVGVRVPEYLIAPNIVPGYPGVQVLDRGVRPGTAAPIVANATIHGVHGRTAMAIVTDQGIAATPNAYEARPALSTIKLLLVDYALHRGDGSAADRVLAERAIRASDDAAASALFRKYPQSIDEVARAHGMTATRSNGYWGNATTSAADLARYLNTIKREDPGSIVLQWMREAYPVAADGTVQNWGTHTLPRIQGTKWGWSDMGAHSVASASFADNYTAVALTWGGPKEQNADVPVAIGYVG; encoded by the coding sequence ATGGCAAGTTCTTCGTTCCCGGTGGGTGAGAGGAGTCAGGCGCAGGCCAAGGTTGTCCTGATCCCGGGACTAGCACCCTTGAACGTGGACATCCCTGTCGGGGTGCGGGTACCGGAGTATCTGATCGCTCCCAATATCGTGCCGGGCTACCCCGGCGTGCAGGTGCTCGATCGGGGTGTTCGTCCAGGAACTGCAGCGCCAATAGTCGCTAACGCTACGATCCACGGGGTTCACGGGCGCACCGCCATGGCTATCGTGACGGACCAGGGTATCGCAGCTACCCCGAATGCCTATGAGGCGCGCCCGGCGCTATCGACAATCAAGTTGCTGTTGGTCGATTATGCTCTTCATCGTGGTGACGGCTCTGCGGCAGACCGGGTTCTAGCGGAGCGGGCAATTCGCGCTTCTGATGATGCCGCCGCTTCCGCACTGTTCCGCAAATACCCGCAGAGTATTGACGAGGTTGCGCGGGCGCACGGAATGACCGCAACCCGGAGCAATGGCTACTGGGGCAACGCTACTACCAGCGCGGCCGACTTGGCCCGCTACCTCAACACCATCAAGCGGGAGGACCCGGGCTCTATTGTCCTGCAATGGATGCGAGAGGCCTATCCGGTGGCTGCCGATGGCACAGTCCAGAACTGGGGCACGCACACATTGCCGCGCATTCAGGGCACCAAATGGGGTTGGTCCGACATGGGGGCACACTCAGTGGCGAGCGCCAGCTTCGCGGACAACTACACCGCAGTGGCGCTTACCTGGGGTGGGCCAAAGGAACAAAACGCCGATGTACCCGTGGCAATCGGCTACGTGGGCTAA